Proteins from a single region of Leptospira brenneri:
- a CDS encoding peptidoglycan DD-metalloendopeptidase family protein, with product MKILRLATISLLVLSGTGLLANPFQKIHSEINESLPGGEPGMFRLFGSQSQESEIHKLFSVGVNASGEDEEVELASLDLPKYIDVSPVVSNTVVHESGIVLKKYTVQKKDNLSKIARSFSIELAKLKKHNGLNSDQLKIGQVLEVPVQVKNASSSRVVLKKIFILPVPQSRVTSRYGRRVDPFNKYNRVYHTGLDLAAKVGAPVLSSADGEVVFTGRNGGYGNSVTIQHKNGYKTVYAHCSQILVEVGETVKMGRVVALVGRTGTATGAHLHFEVFRNGKIMNPESALSITEKQVTRLPKSEVAGM from the coding sequence GTGAAGATCCTTCGGTTGGCTACAATTTCTCTTTTGGTTCTTTCGGGAACAGGGCTCCTTGCCAACCCATTTCAAAAAATTCATTCTGAGATCAATGAGTCACTTCCGGGTGGTGAACCAGGAATGTTTCGTCTCTTCGGGTCGCAATCGCAAGAATCAGAAATCCATAAACTTTTTTCTGTGGGTGTCAATGCCTCTGGTGAAGACGAAGAAGTGGAGCTGGCATCTCTAGACCTTCCCAAATACATTGATGTTTCTCCTGTCGTGAGTAATACAGTGGTTCACGAGTCGGGAATTGTTTTAAAAAAATATACAGTCCAAAAAAAGGACAATCTCTCAAAGATTGCTCGTTCTTTTTCAATCGAGCTTGCAAAACTCAAAAAACACAACGGGCTTAACTCAGACCAATTAAAAATTGGCCAAGTTTTGGAAGTTCCTGTCCAAGTGAAGAATGCTTCTTCCTCCCGAGTGGTTCTAAAAAAAATCTTCATCCTACCTGTTCCCCAAAGCCGAGTCACCTCGCGTTATGGAAGAAGAGTGGATCCCTTTAATAAATACAACCGTGTCTATCATACCGGTCTCGACCTTGCGGCCAAAGTAGGAGCTCCCGTTCTATCTTCTGCCGATGGTGAAGTGGTTTTTACTGGTCGGAATGGTGGGTATGGAAATTCAGTCACTATCCAACATAAAAACGGTTATAAAACAGTTTACGCCCATTGTTCACAGATTTTAGTTGAGGTTGGGGAAACGGTGAAGATGGGTCGTGTGGTTGCCCTTGTCGGAAGGACGGGAACAGCAACAGGAGCACATCTGCATTTTGAAGTGTTTCGAAACGGGAAGATTATGAATCCTGAATCGGCATTGAGCATCACGGAAAAACAAGTCACTCGACTTCCCAAATCTGAAGTAGCCGGAATGTAA
- a CDS encoding type II secretion system-associated lipoprotein codes for MRHHGDFSSEFALDCSIIRVIPLVLLLAFSQCSQRLIKKEKLREINEYYDGKTYSLQEEIKFSQTEVWKKGTLVKIYIESTPSLLKLKVYPIAESRESSVGKLAAYIINDDVKKKQYDLEDVEEWVGKKFTLVESNVKKKK; via the coding sequence ATGAGGCATCATGGTGACTTTTCCTCAGAGTTTGCTTTGGATTGTAGTATCATTCGTGTAATTCCCCTCGTTCTTCTCCTTGCGTTCAGTCAATGTTCCCAACGGTTGATCAAAAAAGAAAAATTAAGGGAAATCAATGAATACTATGATGGAAAGACATATTCCTTACAAGAGGAGATCAAATTCTCTCAGACAGAAGTTTGGAAGAAGGGGACTCTTGTTAAGATTTATATCGAATCCACACCTTCTCTATTGAAATTAAAGGTTTATCCCATTGCAGAATCCAGAGAGTCTTCTGTGGGAAAATTGGCAGCCTATATCATCAATGATGATGTGAAAAAGAAGCAGTATGACTTGGAAGATGTCGAAGAGTGGGTCGGTAAAAAGTTCACTCTGGTAGAATCCAATGTTAAAAAAAAGAAATAA
- a CDS encoding ATP-binding protein, which translates to MIPKRAEVGSLLYEWNGTKEIQVEVGIRKGLPGFQILGCASVSTKEAKDRIRLALEASGYQFPLETIIINLKPAHVPKRMVSLDLAMAAGILLATDQIPSPTYPIRYLGGLGLDGRILGGQELLPYLWQTPESSDQSFLLPSSLEKESLPKGRYQFLNHLEDLKNLSKDPPSTREVVYPSKTSPVWDVVYLDPYQMKVFQGLLYSLLGSHHSLLLGSPGSGKTMLHRMLASLLPPKEFRDHEDQGIWTSGGEFEVPSTKRPFRSPHHSATEVGLVGGGLPFQPGEISKAYGGILYLDEALEFKDRILECLRMPMEDSFLEIVRMNEKTKLKTEFTLMLSANPCPCGNYHGAETCHCSLQKIRLYLQKISGAFLDRITIFQTLFETNNERCIKLDELKMRKIILERYEFRKTRIIPKDEENKIQKILDIDPQTKQLSLRKKKQIISLSRTVADWNLSSRTKEVHIWEAVQYCIGYQWIYSLG; encoded by the coding sequence GTGATCCCCAAACGAGCAGAAGTTGGAAGTTTGTTATACGAATGGAATGGAACCAAAGAAATCCAAGTAGAGGTGGGGATTCGAAAGGGTCTTCCTGGATTCCAAATTTTGGGTTGTGCTTCCGTCTCCACAAAAGAGGCGAAAGACCGCATCCGTTTGGCTCTAGAGGCCTCTGGGTACCAGTTCCCACTCGAAACCATCATCATCAATTTAAAACCAGCCCATGTTCCCAAACGGATGGTCTCTTTAGATTTAGCAATGGCTGCAGGAATCCTCCTCGCAACAGATCAGATCCCCTCTCCCACTTACCCCATCCGGTATTTGGGAGGCCTTGGATTGGATGGAAGAATTTTAGGCGGACAGGAACTTTTACCTTACCTTTGGCAAACTCCAGAATCCTCCGACCAATCTTTTCTCCTCCCCTCTTCTTTAGAAAAAGAATCACTCCCCAAAGGAAGGTACCAGTTCCTAAACCATCTAGAAGATTTAAAAAACCTGTCTAAAGATCCACCTAGCACAAGAGAGGTGGTCTATCCATCAAAAACCTCTCCGGTTTGGGATGTGGTGTATTTAGATCCCTACCAAATGAAAGTTTTTCAGGGATTACTCTATTCTCTACTGGGAAGCCACCATAGTCTATTGCTGGGAAGTCCAGGATCTGGAAAAACTATGTTACATAGAATGCTTGCATCTTTACTTCCTCCCAAGGAATTCAGAGACCATGAAGATCAGGGAATTTGGACTTCAGGGGGTGAATTTGAAGTCCCATCAACAAAACGTCCCTTTCGTTCTCCCCACCATTCTGCAACAGAGGTGGGTCTTGTGGGAGGTGGACTCCCCTTCCAACCAGGAGAAATTTCGAAAGCTTATGGTGGGATATTGTATTTAGATGAAGCCTTGGAATTTAAAGATCGAATTCTAGAATGTTTACGAATGCCCATGGAAGATTCCTTTTTAGAAATTGTTCGGATGAACGAAAAAACAAAACTAAAAACAGAATTTACTTTAATGTTATCAGCAAACCCTTGTCCTTGCGGGAACTATCACGGCGCTGAAACTTGTCACTGTTCTTTACAAAAGATTCGCCTGTATTTGCAAAAAATTAGCGGGGCTTTTTTAGATAGAATCACTATATTTCAAACATTATTTGAAACTAATAACGAAAGATGCATCAAACTGGATGAATTAAAAATGAGAAAAATCATTTTAGAGCGATATGAATTTCGAAAGACAAGGATCATTCCCAAAGATGAAGAAAATAAAATTCAAAAGATTTTAGACATAGATCCTCAAACCAAACAACTGTCCTTACGAAAGAAAAAACAAATCATCTCTCTTTCAAGGACTGTTGCTGATTGGAACCTGTCCTCCCGAACAAAGGAAGTACACATCTGGGAGGCAGTTCAGTATTGTATTGGATACCAGTGGATTTATAGTTTAGGATAA
- a CDS encoding YraN family protein, with amino-acid sequence MWNKIERGRQGEALARDYLEANGHLILFQNYRKAIGELDIISFWNDCLHCSEVKFWRESSGFHPLECFHETKRKKMRKVYFYFLKEFPAFFHLTPSFNLIHITEKKEVHFYSSIF; translated from the coding sequence ATGTGGAATAAAATAGAACGGGGTAGGCAAGGCGAGGCCCTTGCTCGGGATTATTTGGAGGCGAATGGACATTTGATCCTTTTCCAAAATTATAGAAAGGCAATTGGCGAATTAGACATAATTAGTTTTTGGAACGACTGTCTACATTGTTCGGAAGTGAAGTTTTGGAGGGAAAGTAGCGGATTTCATCCCCTGGAATGTTTTCATGAGACAAAACGTAAGAAAATGCGGAAGGTATATTTCTATTTTCTAAAAGAGTTCCCTGCCTTCTTCCACCTAACACCTTCGTTTAATTTGATCCATATCACAGAAAAAAAGGAAGTTCATTTTTATTCATCAATCTTCTAA
- a CDS encoding HD domain-containing phosphohydrolase: MRKISIRDLEPGSKFTKSIYLDKDTVFVGADQPITQQDLDRLVQFGITFVLTDGEKVMSDGGDKTASGQGPGYFDTNLPFYQDDENSTRYKYLLEKANTTKVEFNAVFKDCFELVQKTYKSASEGRYTEIREFREIAERIADHTKANAQIPILLLSHSHSGYFLYTHICYATFFSVMLGNFLEFSRPKLIDLALASLFADIGMVTVPEEVSEKKGALSELDLKTIKRHPVTGYQILTQRLKLKNSLAIVALQHHEAVDGSGYPQRILANQIEELTKVFMIADQFAAMIHPRPYRQAILPYEAMKIMISENVNRFDLKMVRLFLNKLSMFPVGSGVILSDLRMGMVIESNKDKPLRPVIRVTKDPEGKRLKHLEFVDLMKDLNLYIQQAIPFSQIY, from the coding sequence ATGCGGAAAATTTCCATACGTGACTTAGAGCCTGGATCAAAATTTACTAAGTCAATTTATCTGGATAAAGACACTGTTTTTGTGGGAGCCGACCAGCCCATCACACAACAAGACTTAGACAGGTTAGTTCAATTCGGAATTACCTTTGTTTTGACAGATGGGGAAAAGGTAATGTCTGATGGCGGAGATAAAACTGCCTCTGGACAAGGACCCGGATACTTCGATACAAACCTACCTTTTTACCAAGATGATGAAAATTCCACACGTTATAAATATTTATTAGAAAAAGCAAATACGACTAAGGTAGAGTTCAATGCTGTTTTTAAAGACTGTTTTGAACTAGTGCAAAAAACTTATAAATCTGCATCTGAGGGACGTTATACGGAAATTCGGGAGTTTCGAGAGATTGCGGAACGAATTGCTGACCATACAAAAGCAAATGCTCAAATTCCTATTTTATTATTATCCCATTCCCACTCAGGATATTTTTTATACACTCATATTTGTTATGCGACGTTTTTTTCGGTGATGCTCGGAAACTTTTTGGAGTTTTCCAGACCTAAACTAATCGATCTTGCTTTAGCATCCCTTTTTGCAGACATTGGAATGGTCACCGTCCCGGAAGAAGTTTCTGAAAAAAAAGGGGCTCTTTCGGAATTAGATCTCAAAACCATAAAACGCCATCCTGTGACGGGTTACCAAATTCTCACCCAACGTTTGAAATTAAAAAATTCCCTCGCGATTGTTGCCCTCCAACACCATGAAGCAGTCGATGGTTCTGGATACCCGCAAAGAATTTTGGCCAACCAAATCGAAGAACTCACGAAAGTTTTTATGATCGCCGATCAATTTGCAGCCATGATCCACCCAAGACCGTACAGACAAGCCATCCTTCCTTATGAAGCCATGAAGATCATGATCAGTGAAAACGTGAACCGTTTTGATTTAAAAATGGTTCGGCTCTTTTTAAATAAACTTTCTATGTTTCCCGTGGGGTCCGGAGTCATTCTTTCTGACCTAAGAATGGGTATGGTCATTGAATCTAATAAAGACAAACCCCTTCGTCCCGTCATTCGTGTCACAAAAGATCCAGAAGGCAAACGCCTCAAACATTTGGAATTTGTGGATCTCATGAAAGACCTAAATCTTTATATCCAACAAGCCATTCCCTTCTCTCAGATTTATTAA
- a CDS encoding EscU/YscU/HrcU family type III secretion system export apparatus switch protein has protein sequence MKQKMAALAYDPKVHSAPKLVAKAEGRLAETLIRVAKESGVLVIQDEVMVQTLDHLPNGKEIPRELYEVVAAVFRILVLERQKKNN, from the coding sequence ATGAAACAGAAAATGGCGGCTCTGGCTTATGATCCCAAAGTCCATTCGGCACCGAAACTTGTGGCGAAAGCAGAAGGGCGACTAGCAGAAACCTTAATTCGCGTTGCTAAAGAATCAGGGGTTCTTGTGATTCAGGATGAGGTAATGGTACAAACCTTAGACCATCTCCCTAATGGGAAAGAAATTCCAAGGGAATTGTATGAAGTCGTAGCAGCAGTATTTCGAATCCTCGTTTTGGAGAGGCAAAAGAAAAACAATTGA